A section of the Oryzias melastigma strain HK-1 linkage group LG2, ASM292280v2, whole genome shotgun sequence genome encodes:
- the LOC112160129 gene encoding sodium-driven chloride bicarbonate exchanger (The sequence of the model RefSeq protein was modified relative to this genomic sequence to represent the inferred CDS: added 82 bases not found in genome assembly), whose protein sequence is MSSDILLTSAPNGQEQVGQSKDVRTDEEAVVDRGGTRSMLNTNFEKEELEGHRTLYIGVHVPLGRRSHRRHRHHGHRHRKRSKERDSSADDGRESPSHSTANTPAQRVQFLLGTEDADEDHIPHALFTELDEICLREGEDAEWRETARWLKFEEDVEDGGERWSKPYVATLSLHSLFELRSCIMNGTVMLDMRANSLEEIADMVLDQHESSGPLGPDARSRVREALLKQHHHQNHKKLANRIPIVRSFADIGKKQSEPHSMDKNGQTVSPPSQPSINEGKQDVSRENSSVDFSKIDLHFMKKIPPGAEASNVLVGELEFLDRPVVAFVRLSPAVLLNGLAEVPITTRFLFILLGPLGKGPQYHEIGRSIATLMTDEIFHDVAYKAKDRNDLVAGIDEFLDQVTVLPPGEWDPSIRIEPPKNVPSQEKRKIPPVPNGVTDLGESEEHGGHGGPELQRTGRFFGGFILDIKRKAPHYLSDYTDAISLQCLASFLFLYCACMSPVITFGGLLGEATEGRVSAIESLFGASMTGIAYSLFAGQPLTILGSTGPVLVFEKILFKFCKEYGLSYLSLRACIGLWTAFLCLLLVATDASSLVCYITRFTEEAFAALICIIFIYEALEKLVHLGVHYPINKNNNLQKLTQYWCLCEEPHSPSNETLHFWQERNITASEVNWTSLDVKECEMLHGHFEGSACGPHGPFIPDVLFWCVILFFSTVFMSAFLKEFKTSRYFPTKVRAIISDFAVFITILTMVLVDYALGIPSPKLQVPNKFKPTRDDRGWVINPVGPNPWWTTIITFIPALLCTILIFMDQQITAVIINRKEHKLKKGCGYHLDLFVVGVMLGVCSVMGLPWFVAATVLSISHVNSLKLESECSAPGEQPKFLGIREQRFTGLMIFTLMGCSVFMTSVLKFIPMPVLYGVFLYMGASSLRGIQFFDRLRLFGMPAKHQPDFIYLRHVPLRKVHLFTIVQLSCLVLLWVIKTSRAAIVFPMMVLALVFIRKLLDLIFTKRELSWLDDLMPEWKKKKLEDAAEEEEHSIIAEEEGIVQVPLEGHYKSDPATVNITDEMSKGSFGNVWKSVNPAESAKKEPSTKSCARDGEKRHKRRKHDKSLDRETSL, encoded by the exons GTCACCGCACTCTCTACATTGGAGTCCACGTTCCTCTGGGCAGGAGGTCACACAGACGTCACCGTCACCATGGACACAGGCACAGAAAAAGGTCTAAGGAGAGGGACTCCTCCGCCGACGATGGGCGAGAATCCCCCTCACACAGTACAG cAAACACGCCAGCACAGAGGGTGCAGTTTCTTCTGGGTACAGAGGATGCTGACGAAGACCACATCCCTCATGCTCTGTTTACCGAGCTGGACGAGATCTGCCTGAGGGAGGGCGAGGACGCTGAATGGAGAGAGACAGCCAG GTGGCTGAAGTTTGAGGAAGACGTTGAGGATGGCGGCGAGCGGTGGAGTAAACCGTACGTCGCCACGCTGTCTCTGCACAGTCTTTTTGAGCTCCGCAGCTGCATTATGAATGGCACTGTGATGCTGGACATGAGGGCCAACTCACTGGAGGAGATTGCAG ACATGGTTCTGGACCAGCATGAGTCGTCGGGTCCTCTCGGTCCAGATGCCAGGAGTAGGGTCCGGGAAGCCCTGCTGAAACAGCACCACcaccaaaaccacaaaaaactgGCCAACCGCATCCCCATCGTACGCTCTTTTGCTGATATCGGGAAGAAACAGTCTGAGCCTCACTCCATGGACAAAAATG GCCAAACGGTTTCCCCTCCATCCCAGCCGTCCATCAATGAAGGAAAACAGGACGTCAGCCGGGAAAACAGCTCTGTTGACTTCAGCAAG ATCGACCTCCACTTCATGAAGAAGATCCCCCCTGGTGCCGAGGCGTCCAACGTGTTGGTTGGAGAGCTGGAGTTCCTGGACCGCCCTGTGGTGGCCTTTGTCCGGCTGTCTCCAGCCGTGTTGCTCAACGGCCTGGCAGAAGTTCCCATCACCACCAG gtTTCTGTTCATCTTGCTCGGGCCCCTCGGGAAAGGTCCACAGTACCATGAAATTGGTCGGTCCATAGCAACACTGATGACCGATGAG ATTTTCCATGATGTTGCTTACAAGGCCAAAGACAGGAACGACCTGGTGGCGGGCATCGACGAGTTTCTGGACCAAGTGACGGTCCTGCCTCCAGGGGAGTGGGACCCCTCCATCAGAATAGAGCCTCCTAAGAATGTGCCCTCTCAG GAAAAGCGGAAGATTCCCCCTGTTCCCAACGGAGTGACAGATCTGGGAGAGTCTGAGGAACACGGAGGTCATGGAGGTCCTGAGCTTCAGCGTACTGGGAG GTTCTTCGGGGGTTTCATCTTGGACATTAAGCGAAAGGCCCCTCACTACCTTTCTGACTATACAGACGCCATCAGTCTTCAGTGTCTGGCCTCTTTCCTGTTCCTTTACTGCGCCTGCATGTCACCTGTGATCACCTTTGGAGGGCTGCTGGGTGAGGCCACGGAGGGCCGAGTG AGTGCTATTGAATCGCTGTTTGGGGCGTCCATGACTGGAATCGCCTACTCGCTGTTCGCTGGTCAGCCTCTCACCATCCTGGGCAGCACAGGGCCTGTCCTCGTCTTTGAGAAGATCCTCTTCAAGTTTTGCAA ggAGTACGGGCTCTCCTACCTCTCCCTGAGGGCCTGCATCGGCCTGTGGACGGCCTTTCTGTGTCTGCTGCTGGTGGCCACAGATGCCAGCTCCCTCGTCTGCTACATCACACGCTTCACTGAGGAAGCCTTCGCCGCCCTGATCTGCATTATCTTCATCTACGAGGCTCTGGAGAAGCTGGTTCACCTGGGGGTGCACTATCccatcaacaaaaacaacaacctgcAGAAACTCACGCAATACTG GTGTTTGTGTGAAGAGCCACATTCCCCGAGCAATGAGACTCTGCATTTTTGGCAGGAGAGGAACATCACAGCCTCAGAGGTCAACTGGACCTCACTGGATGTAAAG GAGTGCGAAATGTTGCACGGACACTTCGAAGGGAGCGCCTGCGGCCCCCACGGCCCCTTCATCCCAGACGTGCTCTTCTGGTGCGTCATCCTCTTCTTCTCCACCGTCTTCATGTCTGCCTTCCTGAAGGAGTTCAAGACCAGCCGTTACTTCCCCACTAAG gTGAGAGCTATCATCAGCGACTTTGCAGTCTTCATCACCATTCTCACCATGGTGTTAGTAGACTACGCTTTGGGAATCCCTTCACCGAAGCTGCAGGTCCCAAACAAGTTCAAA CCGACTCGGGACGACCGGGGCTGGGTAATAAACCCTGTGGGGCCCAACCCCTGGTGGACCAccatcatcaccttcatcccGGCGTTGCTCTGCACCATCCTCATCTTCATGGACCAGCAGATCACAGCAGTTATCATCAACCGGAAGGAGCACAAGCTGAAG AAAGGCTGTGGCTACCACCTGGATCTGTTCGTGGTGGGGGTGATGCTGGGCGTGTGCTCCGTGATGGGCCTGCCGTGGTTCGTGGCCGCCACCGTGCTCTCCATCTCCCACGTGAACAGCCTGAAGCTGGAGTCGGAGTGCTCCGCCCCCGGAGAGCAGCCTAAGTTCCTGGGGATCCGGGAGCAGCGCTTCACCGGCCTCATGATCTTCACCCTGATGGGCTGCTCCGTCTTCATGACCTCCGTGTTAAAG TTTATCCCCATGCCTGTGCTGTACGGCGTTTTCCTGTACATGGGGGCGTCCTCACTTCGAGGCATTCAG tTCTTCGACCGTCTCCGGCTCTTCGGCATGCCAGCCAAACACCAGCCCGACTTCATCTACCTGCGCCACGTCCCGCTCCGAAAGGTGCACCTGTTCACCATCGTCCAGCTCAGCTGCCTGGTCCTCCTCTGGGTCATAAAGACCTCCAGAGCTGCCATCGTTTTCCCTATGATg GTTTTAGCTTTGGTGTTTATTCGTAAGCTGCTGGATTTAATCTTTACCAAGAGGGAGTTGAGCTGGCTGGACGACCTGATGCCGgagtggaagaagaagaagctggaggATGCCGCAGAGGAG GAGGAGCACAGTATCATAGCAGAGGAAGAAGGTATTGTTCAAGTACCGCTAGAGGGACACTACAA gaGTGACCCAGCCACGGTGAACATCACCGACGAGATGTCCAAAGGGTCTTTCGGGAACGTCTGGAAGAGCGTCAATCCAGCCGAGAGCGCCAAAAAGGAACCAAGCACCAAAAG TTGCGCCAGAGATGGCGAAAAGCGACACAAGCGACGAAAACACGACAAGAGCTTGGACAGGGAGACGAGTTTGTGA